In the genome of Deltaproteobacteria bacterium, one region contains:
- a CDS encoding glucan biosynthesis protein G — protein MIITSRAMRWLLASLFLFTYATTVRADTFTLDSVRTLAKELAAQPFDGGTGQVPEILKTISYDDWRDIRYIPEKSLWRGEKLPFELQFFHPGLFYDRTVSINIIDKDAPSRLAFDTSAFNYGRNKFATQIPAEMGYAGFRVHAAINKKSYLDEFLVFLGASYFRAVPKGQNYGLSARGLAIDTAEPSGEEFPFFKEFWIIKPGKKDKSVTIYALLDSRRVTGAFKFVATPGAETFVDVESTLFPREPVDKLGIAPLTSMFIFGENSNPRLTDDFRPEVHDSDGLLAHFENDEWLWRPLQNPKSLVVNTFNAPNIRGMGLMQRDEEYANYQDLEAHYQSRPSAWIEPRGDWGPGHLQLVQIPSPEEIHDNMVSYWVPETKPVLGEAMNFDYRIRWASATRVESPEGKVIMSRVAKGKTETSRLFVLEFKGGKLEDLPEGAALDANVWVGDGGKLLEKRVYKNDITGAWRLVFEIVPDSSSPLGLVLPDKRPTIEMRAILQHGVTPLTETWSYAVKL, from the coding sequence ATGATAATCACGTCGCGCGCGATGCGCTGGCTTCTGGCCAGCCTGTTTCTGTTCACGTACGCCACGACAGTCCGGGCCGATACATTCACGCTTGATTCCGTCAGAACCCTGGCCAAGGAGCTCGCCGCCCAACCGTTCGACGGCGGCACGGGACAGGTTCCGGAAATCCTGAAAACAATCAGCTATGACGACTGGCGGGATATCCGCTACATTCCGGAAAAAAGTCTCTGGCGGGGTGAAAAACTCCCCTTCGAGCTCCAATTTTTCCACCCCGGTCTGTTCTACGACCGGACCGTGTCCATCAATATTATTGATAAGGACGCGCCGAGCCGGCTGGCCTTCGACACCTCGGCCTTCAACTACGGACGCAACAAATTCGCGACCCAGATCCCCGCCGAAATGGGCTACGCCGGTTTTCGCGTCCACGCCGCCATCAACAAGAAAAGCTATCTCGATGAATTTCTTGTCTTTCTCGGCGCAAGCTATTTCCGGGCCGTGCCCAAGGGACAAAATTACGGACTGTCCGCGCGCGGCCTGGCCATCGACACGGCCGAGCCCTCGGGCGAGGAATTTCCCTTTTTCAAGGAATTCTGGATCATCAAACCCGGCAAGAAAGACAAATCCGTGACCATTTACGCCCTGCTCGATTCCCGCCGCGTCACGGGCGCGTTCAAGTTCGTGGCCACGCCCGGCGCCGAAACCTTCGTCGATGTCGAATCCACCTTGTTCCCGCGCGAACCCGTGGACAAACTGGGGATCGCGCCCCTGACCAGCATGTTCATTTTTGGCGAAAACTCCAATCCGCGTCTGACCGATGATTTCCGACCCGAGGTGCATGACTCCGACGGATTGCTGGCGCACTTCGAAAACGATGAATGGCTGTGGCGGCCATTGCAAAATCCCAAATCCCTGGTCGTCAACACCTTCAACGCGCCCAATATCCGGGGCATGGGGCTCATGCAGCGCGACGAGGAGTATGCCAACTACCAGGACCTGGAAGCCCATTACCAGTCCAGACCCAGCGCCTGGATCGAACCCAGGGGTGACTGGGGGCCCGGCCACCTCCAGCTGGTCCAGATCCCTTCCCCCGAGGAAATTCACGACAACATGGTCAGTTATTGGGTTCCAGAGACCAAGCCCGTGCTGGGCGAGGCCATGAACTTCGACTACCGCATCCGCTGGGCCAGCGCCACCCGTGTCGAATCTCCCGAGGGCAAGGTCATCATGTCCCGCGTCGCCAAGGGAAAAACCGAAACATCGCGCCTGTTCGTGCTTGAATTCAAGGGCGGCAAACTGGAAGACCTGCCCGAGGGCGCGGCCCTGGACGCCAACGTCTGGGTCGGCGACGGCGGCAAGCTTTTGGAAAAACGCGTCTACAAAAACGACATCACCGGGGCCTGGAGACTGGTATTCGAAATTGTCCCCGACTCGTCCTCGCCCCTGGGGCTGGTGCTTCCGGACAAGCGCCCGACCATCGAAATGCGGGCCATCCTCCAACATGGCGTGACCCCCCTGACCGAGACGTGGAGCTATGCCGTCAAACTCTAA